A region from the Paenarthrobacter aurescens genome encodes:
- a CDS encoding flavin reductase, with translation MRKIAIIGAGESGAQLALGLQRDGYAVTLLSDRSAAQIRTGKVMSSQCMFPTALDAEAQMGTALTGFYESGSVPGITSIRLRVDAKDPIEWEAPLDGPARSIDQRIKSALWIETFIAAGGDFRIEKVTPRMLEELAHDYELVIVSTGKGEIGQIFPRDKAKSPFDRPQRVLALNYVKTDGGASASSDTADSNAIRMSMAPGVGEFFTFPGLTVSGPCRMMVFEGVVGGPMDRWTDVGSPEEQLERSLEILREHFPHEAANFADAELTDDGATLLGRITPTVRSAVGELGNGKLVFGLGDAVVLNDPLTGQGSNNATLAAKYYLDAIVRRGQQAFDRTWMERTFDEFWRGWGQWAVEWTNDLLKPRRDHQKTLLSEAADHPALAASIVSGFDDPRTSYPWWFDSAAAADFMQARKEEDTSVFDVRDFRSALGQFATGVTVVTTVAADGRKVGMTANSFTSVSMEPPLVLWCPSKRAPSLGDFEDATHFAINILASDQHVLSRQFATPAADKFVGAETTEGIAGVPLLNGAVATFQCRTVSRHDAGDHVIYVGEVESYKHDGGAPLVFHGGKYHATASHPDF, from the coding sequence ATGCGCAAGATAGCAATTATTGGGGCCGGCGAATCCGGCGCCCAACTGGCCTTGGGCCTCCAACGGGACGGCTACGCAGTGACGCTTCTGTCCGATCGTTCCGCGGCCCAGATCCGGACCGGCAAAGTCATGTCCAGCCAGTGCATGTTCCCCACAGCCCTGGACGCCGAGGCCCAGATGGGGACGGCACTCACCGGGTTTTACGAGTCCGGTTCCGTCCCGGGAATCACCTCCATCCGGCTTCGGGTGGATGCTAAGGACCCCATTGAGTGGGAAGCACCACTGGACGGCCCCGCCCGCTCCATAGATCAGCGCATCAAAAGCGCCCTCTGGATCGAGACGTTCATAGCGGCCGGGGGTGATTTCCGCATTGAGAAAGTCACCCCGCGGATGCTCGAGGAACTCGCCCATGACTACGAGCTGGTCATTGTCAGCACCGGCAAGGGCGAGATCGGCCAGATCTTTCCCCGGGATAAGGCGAAGTCGCCCTTCGACCGCCCGCAGCGCGTGCTGGCCCTCAACTACGTCAAGACCGACGGCGGCGCTTCCGCCAGCTCCGACACTGCGGACAGTAACGCCATCCGCATGTCCATGGCCCCCGGCGTCGGCGAGTTTTTTACGTTCCCGGGCCTAACCGTGTCGGGCCCCTGCCGCATGATGGTGTTCGAAGGGGTGGTGGGCGGCCCCATGGACCGCTGGACCGACGTCGGGAGCCCGGAGGAGCAGCTCGAACGTTCGCTGGAAATCCTTCGAGAGCATTTCCCGCACGAGGCAGCGAACTTCGCCGACGCGGAACTGACGGATGATGGCGCCACGCTCCTGGGTCGCATCACACCCACAGTGAGGTCTGCCGTTGGGGAGCTTGGCAACGGGAAGTTGGTGTTCGGGCTCGGCGACGCTGTGGTCCTCAACGATCCTCTTACCGGGCAGGGCTCCAACAACGCCACCTTGGCAGCGAAGTACTACCTTGACGCGATTGTTCGCCGCGGTCAGCAGGCTTTTGACCGGACCTGGATGGAGCGCACGTTCGATGAGTTCTGGCGGGGCTGGGGGCAATGGGCGGTGGAGTGGACCAACGATCTCCTGAAACCGCGCAGGGATCATCAGAAGACGCTGCTGAGTGAGGCCGCGGACCATCCGGCGCTGGCAGCAAGCATCGTTAGCGGTTTTGATGACCCGCGGACGTCGTACCCCTGGTGGTTTGACTCTGCTGCCGCCGCGGACTTCATGCAGGCCAGGAAAGAAGAGGACACCTCGGTCTTCGATGTCCGTGATTTCCGGAGTGCCCTGGGCCAGTTCGCCACCGGCGTCACCGTGGTCACCACGGTGGCGGCGGACGGCCGAAAGGTAGGCATGACCGCCAACTCGTTCACGTCGGTGTCCATGGAACCGCCGCTGGTGCTTTGGTGCCCCAGCAAACGCGCGCCCAGCCTGGGCGATTTTGAGGATGCAACGCACTTTGCCATCAACATCCTGGCCAGTGACCAGCACGTCCTCTCACGCCAGTTCGCAACGCCGGCCGCGGACAAGTTTGTGGGCGCGGAAACCACCGAGGGAATCGCCGGCGTTCCGCTGCTGAACGGTGCCGTGGCAACCTTCCAGTGCCGCACAGTTTCGCGACATGACGCCGGGGACCACGTCATCTACGTGGGTGAAGTGGAAAGCTACAAGCACGACGGCGGCGCTCCCCTGGTGTTCCACGGCGGCAAGTACCACGCCACCGCCAGCCATCCGGATTTCTAG
- a CDS encoding styrene monooxygenase/indole monooxygenase family protein, translated as MTQRHITIVGAGQSGLQLGIGLLDAGYQVTTISNRTPEEIAEGKVASSQCIFHNALEHERDLGLDFWPDAPTVDGISFTIPHPELPGEKAISWASRLDHHAKSIDQRVKFPKFMEEFTARGGELVFEDAGVAELEKYTQNSDLVIVAAGKGEIAQLFTRDAERSTYDAPQRALALTYVKGLKPREEYSAVSFNLIPGVGEYFVFPALTTSGPCEIMVFEGVPGGPMDTWKGLSPEEHLENSKNILNTFLPWEAERATDVELTDPNGVLQGRFAPTVRHPIATLPSGRQVLGLADVVVLNDPITGQGSNNASKCAASYLASIIAHDGQAFDAPFMQATFERYWDYAQHVAHWTNALLAPPPPHVLELLGAANSEPDIAHRFANGFNHPPEFQEWFMYPDKAADYLAGLSAAKVS; from the coding sequence ATGACGCAACGCCACATCACCATCGTCGGCGCCGGCCAGTCCGGGCTGCAGCTCGGCATCGGCCTGCTCGACGCCGGCTACCAAGTGACCACCATCTCCAACCGCACTCCCGAAGAGATTGCCGAGGGCAAAGTAGCCTCCAGCCAGTGCATCTTCCACAACGCCCTGGAGCACGAGCGGGACCTCGGGCTGGATTTCTGGCCGGACGCGCCAACCGTGGACGGGATCTCCTTCACCATTCCGCACCCGGAACTGCCGGGCGAGAAGGCCATCAGCTGGGCTTCCCGTTTGGACCACCACGCCAAGTCCATCGATCAGCGGGTCAAGTTCCCCAAGTTCATGGAGGAGTTCACCGCACGGGGCGGCGAGCTGGTGTTCGAAGATGCAGGCGTCGCTGAGCTGGAGAAATACACGCAGAACTCGGATCTGGTGATTGTGGCCGCCGGCAAGGGTGAGATCGCCCAACTGTTCACCCGCGACGCCGAACGCAGCACCTACGACGCACCGCAGCGGGCACTGGCCCTGACCTATGTGAAGGGCCTGAAGCCGCGGGAAGAGTACTCCGCGGTCTCGTTCAATCTCATCCCCGGCGTTGGCGAATACTTCGTCTTCCCGGCACTGACTACGTCCGGCCCTTGCGAAATCATGGTCTTCGAAGGAGTTCCGGGCGGCCCCATGGATACATGGAAGGGCCTGTCCCCCGAGGAACACCTGGAGAACTCCAAAAACATCCTTAACACCTTCCTGCCGTGGGAGGCCGAGCGTGCCACGGATGTGGAACTGACCGATCCCAACGGCGTGCTTCAGGGACGTTTTGCACCTACCGTCCGCCACCCGATTGCCACATTGCCCAGCGGCAGGCAGGTACTGGGCCTGGCCGACGTCGTGGTGTTGAACGATCCCATCACCGGGCAGGGTTCCAACAACGCCAGCAAGTGCGCAGCGTCGTATCTGGCCAGCATCATCGCCCACGACGGACAGGCCTTCGATGCACCGTTCATGCAGGCCACGTTCGAGCGCTATTGGGATTACGCCCAGCACGTTGCACACTGGACAAATGCCCTCCTGGCACCGCCGCCACCCCACGTCCTTGAACTCCTGGGCGCCGCGAACAGTGAGCCGGACATTGCCCACCGCTTTGCCAACGGCTTCAACCACCCACCGGAATTCCAGGAATGGTTCATGTACCCGGACAAAGCTGCTGACTACCTGGCCGGCCTCTCTGCCGCCAAGGTTTCCTAG
- a CDS encoding SDR family oxidoreductase, translating to MSALKGRTAIVTGGATKVGQGVVTALRDAGATVVVADIDPDGATLTAGLGERITYSHTDITDDDAMERLISRTAAQHDGLDILVNLACTYKDDGAASGRADWLEALNVNLVSAVVASNAARPYLKASGHGAIINFTSISSSVAQTGRWLYPASKAALVQVTRSMAVDFAADGIRVNSVSPGWVWSNIMDSLSNGNLEKTDAVAAPFHALKRVGRPHEVGAVVAFLAGDEASFVTGADWAVDGGYSALGPERAEETIPLLASN from the coding sequence ATGTCAGCACTCAAGGGCAGGACAGCAATTGTTACCGGCGGAGCCACCAAGGTTGGCCAAGGCGTGGTCACCGCATTGCGGGACGCCGGGGCCACGGTGGTGGTGGCAGATATAGACCCCGACGGCGCCACTCTCACCGCCGGGCTGGGCGAGAGGATTACCTACTCCCACACCGACATCACTGATGACGACGCAATGGAGCGGCTGATCAGCCGGACGGCCGCCCAACACGACGGCTTGGACATCCTGGTCAACCTCGCCTGCACTTACAAGGACGACGGCGCAGCCTCCGGGCGAGCCGACTGGCTCGAAGCACTCAACGTCAACCTGGTCAGCGCCGTGGTGGCGAGCAATGCAGCCCGCCCCTACCTGAAGGCCTCCGGCCACGGCGCCATCATCAACTTCACCTCCATTTCCAGCTCAGTAGCCCAGACCGGCCGCTGGCTCTACCCGGCCAGCAAAGCAGCCCTGGTCCAGGTCACCCGCAGCATGGCCGTGGACTTCGCAGCGGACGGCATCCGGGTAAATTCCGTGAGCCCCGGCTGGGTGTGGAGCAACATCATGGACTCCCTCAGCAACGGGAACCTGGAGAAGACAGATGCCGTAGCGGCTCCGTTCCACGCACTCAAGCGCGTGGGCCGACCCCACGAGGTGGGTGCCGTTGTGGCGTTTCTCGCCGGCGACGAAGCAAGTTTCGTGACCGGCGCTGATTGGGCCGTCGACGGCGGCTACTCGGCCCTGGGGCCTGAACGCGCTGAAGAAACCATTCCCCTGCTTGCCTCCAACTGA
- a CDS encoding AraC family transcriptional regulator, which yields MVRILARDVLRGQPTTATSNVDEAHAKIAELFCSHELAPRTRASLMDMKLRSLHRGDVGIEFLDYGADVRIEPEGLQDFHLVQIPLAGHASMQVGARTVESSPRMATVPPIDRPFSMSWDGGSPHLIVYVRRSALERVAGQLYGDSAVDLGYGMDLSGAAGRAFLRSVVELHDDMISQPQSAAPAFVQGLLADSMVSRLLMAMEPPGEDARDADSESRLVRECRELLEKHAFEELTVPDIAECLGVSVRTLQTALRAETGATPSELLRSIRLDRAREMLLEANPREQSVTAVAELCGFTHQGRFSALYVKAFGELPSESLRR from the coding sequence ATGGTCAGGATTCTTGCCCGGGATGTTCTCCGGGGACAGCCAACAACGGCCACAAGCAACGTGGATGAGGCGCATGCCAAGATTGCGGAGTTGTTCTGCAGCCACGAGCTCGCCCCGCGGACACGCGCATCCCTGATGGACATGAAGCTGCGTTCCTTGCACCGTGGCGATGTTGGGATCGAATTCCTGGACTACGGGGCCGACGTTCGGATTGAACCCGAGGGCCTGCAGGATTTCCATCTGGTCCAGATCCCGCTGGCCGGGCACGCTTCCATGCAGGTGGGTGCACGCACCGTGGAATCCAGTCCACGCATGGCTACGGTGCCGCCGATCGACCGCCCGTTTTCCATGAGTTGGGACGGCGGTAGCCCTCATTTGATTGTCTACGTGAGGCGCTCCGCGCTGGAGCGGGTGGCAGGGCAGCTGTATGGCGACAGCGCCGTGGACCTTGGCTACGGCATGGACCTTTCAGGTGCCGCCGGCCGCGCATTCTTGAGGTCCGTCGTCGAGCTTCATGACGACATGATCAGCCAGCCACAGTCCGCGGCTCCCGCCTTTGTGCAGGGGCTGTTGGCGGACAGCATGGTGTCGCGTTTGTTGATGGCCATGGAGCCGCCCGGCGAGGATGCCCGGGACGCAGATTCCGAGAGTCGCCTGGTCCGCGAATGCCGGGAGCTGCTGGAAAAGCATGCTTTCGAGGAACTCACCGTGCCGGACATCGCCGAGTGCTTGGGTGTATCAGTCCGAACGCTGCAAACGGCCCTCCGGGCGGAAACCGGAGCGACGCCGTCGGAGCTGTTGCGCAGTATCCGGCTGGACCGTGCCCGGGAGATGCTTCTCGAGGCGAACCCCCGCGAGCAGAGCGTCACGGCCGTGGCTGAACTATGCGGCTTCACGCACCAAGGGCGCTTCTCTGCGCTCTACGTGAAGGCCTTCGGCGAGCTGCCCAGCGAGAGCCTGCGTCGCTAG
- a CDS encoding Fic family protein, producing the protein MSARIEGNRTSIVDAVAGVQHAHRTDVATDDGVQEIVQLQEATAFVDSAIDRGTALTHGFVRELHRISVTGLEREGDRTPGAYRLADVIISGSSHRPPPPGSVHGDMTALLDFINEDVDQNYELLKIALAHHRFVWIHPFGNGNGRVGRLLTYAAMRQQGFSDAAGYGALNPTAVFGENRDLYYERLEDADSLEPESLIRWSNYVLEGLLTDLSRLVKLGNKDFVTEGLLIPAIERGLASSRFTREEALALKIIARRVEVKAGDLSTAFTGSAATRSQDIRKLLDRGVIEPVAEGKRSYRLRLAPSELTPLLVRELDRLGFLPRILRDSQ; encoded by the coding sequence ATGAGCGCACGTATCGAAGGCAACCGCACGTCAATTGTCGATGCTGTTGCCGGTGTTCAGCACGCGCACCGCACTGACGTCGCGACGGACGATGGGGTCCAAGAAATTGTCCAGCTTCAAGAAGCAACAGCCTTCGTCGACTCCGCCATTGACCGGGGGACGGCACTGACGCATGGGTTCGTCCGGGAGCTGCACCGCATATCCGTTACCGGCTTAGAACGCGAAGGGGACCGCACGCCTGGCGCTTACAGACTCGCCGATGTCATCATCAGTGGCTCGTCGCACCGACCCCCACCGCCGGGGAGCGTGCACGGTGACATGACGGCACTCCTGGACTTCATCAATGAAGATGTGGATCAGAACTATGAGTTGCTCAAGATCGCACTTGCCCACCATCGGTTCGTCTGGATTCATCCTTTCGGCAATGGGAACGGTCGAGTCGGGAGACTCCTGACGTACGCAGCCATGCGACAGCAAGGGTTCTCCGACGCCGCTGGATACGGAGCCCTCAACCCAACGGCCGTGTTTGGGGAGAACCGCGACCTCTACTACGAACGGCTCGAAGACGCCGACTCCCTTGAACCCGAATCTTTGATTCGCTGGTCGAATTACGTCTTGGAAGGATTGTTGACGGACCTCAGCAGATTGGTGAAACTCGGCAACAAGGACTTCGTCACGGAAGGTCTCCTGATTCCCGCTATCGAAAGAGGCCTTGCGTCATCGCGCTTTACCCGAGAAGAAGCCCTCGCCTTGAAAATCATCGCGCGCAGAGTCGAAGTGAAGGCGGGAGACCTTAGTACAGCGTTCACGGGCTCAGCCGCGACACGAAGCCAAGACATTCGAAAACTCTTGGACCGCGGAGTCATTGAACCGGTGGCGGAAGGCAAGAGATCCTACCGGCTTCGCCTCGCCCCGAGTGAGCTAACACCCCTCCTGGTTCGGGAGCTGGATCGGCTGGGATTCCTGCCCCGCATTCTGCGCGATTCACAATGA
- a CDS encoding FadR/GntR family transcriptional regulator yields the protein MARKSLVGVVADELLDRIIAGEFPPGTVVPGELELSAKHEVSRMTVREAMKTLEAQRILSVERGRGTFVNPLNQWASLEAVLRAASEGTKDAAAAIQLIELRRMLETGACELAAERISDDELAALRGHVEKMQASHEVNDLAGFVEADLAFHDVILHASGNVFVAVLFEPLHRVLEARRAETSAFPEIQEHAIGHHRKIAAALESRNPQEARLAMDAHMQQTLDDLKTYVLEA from the coding sequence ATGGCACGTAAGTCGCTGGTGGGCGTCGTCGCTGATGAGCTGCTGGACCGCATCATCGCGGGCGAGTTTCCGCCCGGAACGGTTGTACCGGGCGAGCTGGAGCTCAGCGCCAAACACGAGGTAAGCCGCATGACCGTGCGCGAGGCCATGAAAACGCTCGAGGCGCAGCGGATTCTCAGCGTCGAACGCGGCCGCGGAACCTTCGTCAACCCCCTCAATCAGTGGGCATCCTTGGAAGCCGTGCTGCGTGCCGCCTCCGAAGGAACCAAGGACGCGGCCGCTGCGATCCAACTGATCGAGCTCCGCAGGATGCTCGAAACCGGCGCTTGCGAACTGGCCGCCGAACGCATCTCCGATGACGAGCTCGCCGCACTCCGGGGCCACGTGGAAAAGATGCAAGCCTCGCACGAAGTCAACGACCTCGCAGGGTTTGTGGAAGCTGACCTCGCCTTTCACGACGTCATACTGCACGCTTCCGGCAACGTCTTTGTGGCAGTGCTTTTCGAACCCCTGCACAGGGTACTGGAGGCCCGGCGCGCCGAGACTTCAGCGTTCCCCGAGATCCAGGAACACGCGATCGGCCATCACCGGAAGATCGCCGCCGCTTTGGAATCGCGCAATCCGCAGGAAGCGCGGCTCGCCATGGACGCCCACATGCAGCAGACGCTGGACGATCTGAAGACGTACGTGCTGGAGGCGTGA
- a CDS encoding alpha/beta fold hydrolase — MADSAVPLPFVNVLTPAIPAGQPVPAVLIHGWASGSVYWEPLARKLLDAGREVWIVDLPGYHPGEELPPDFEWTLDSAAASVAAALDARSAAPAGRSAAPAARSAAPAGRPAVHLVGHSMGGSVSLTLAAARPDLVASLTLVGMAPVPQNQGFKTVLNSQLDQGFFDSGTIAKLMHAWYGDLSAADMVRLSAGFKTPVQVLSASAVAAMSGVEPSVPGRVHAPLLVIAGTGDQVRPMEQMRAFVAENPDRQLQAIPGAGHNVHWEQPEQCAQALTEFWETSWPPPA, encoded by the coding sequence ATGGCTGACAGCGCTGTTCCGCTCCCGTTCGTGAACGTCCTCACGCCTGCCATTCCCGCAGGTCAGCCGGTTCCCGCAGTGCTGATCCACGGCTGGGCGTCCGGTTCCGTGTACTGGGAACCCCTCGCCAGGAAACTGCTCGACGCCGGCCGCGAGGTCTGGATCGTGGACCTCCCCGGCTACCACCCGGGCGAGGAATTGCCGCCGGACTTCGAATGGACCTTGGACTCGGCAGCGGCTTCGGTGGCAGCAGCCCTCGACGCCCGGAGTGCCGCGCCCGCGGGCCGAAGTGCCGCGCCCGCCGCCCGGAGTGCCGCGCCCGCAGGCCGGCCTGCCGTGCATCTGGTGGGACATTCGATGGGCGGCAGTGTTTCGTTGACACTCGCTGCAGCCCGTCCCGATCTGGTGGCCTCACTGACCCTGGTGGGCATGGCGCCGGTGCCGCAGAATCAGGGGTTCAAAACAGTGCTCAACTCGCAACTGGACCAAGGATTCTTCGATTCCGGGACCATAGCAAAGCTCATGCACGCTTGGTACGGGGATCTGTCCGCAGCAGACATGGTGCGGCTCAGCGCAGGGTTCAAAACGCCCGTCCAGGTTCTGTCCGCCAGCGCTGTGGCGGCCATGTCCGGCGTCGAACCTTCAGTGCCGGGGCGCGTCCACGCGCCACTGCTGGTGATTGCCGGGACTGGAGATCAGGTGCGCCCCATGGAACAAATGCGCGCATTCGTGGCCGAAAACCCGGATCGCCAGCTGCAAGCCATCCCGGGCGCCGGCCATAACGTCCACTGGGAACAGCCCGAACAATGCGCACAGGCACTCACTGAGTTTTGGGAAACAAGCTGGCCACCGCCAGCGTAA
- a CDS encoding four-carbon acid sugar kinase family protein produces the protein MTLEADVLAAFPAEVQIPAQLVADAVAASSATSPRVLVVLDDDPTGTQSVADLAVLTRWDVADFTWAFTHIRENQTKPAVYVLTNTRSLDPAEAAARNEEIVRNAVAAATPAGLALGFVSRSDSTLRGHYPLEPDVIAATVAAETGEATDGVVIVPAFPDAGRVTIGGVHYMRGDSGSLTPVAETEFAKDASFGYANSEMAKYVEEKSQGRFPASDVIVLDLNIIRAGASAQDPTISAKAIADALESATNSTPIVADIVTENDFRALALGLEEAERRGKKLLYRVGPPFVRGRIGQEIRTALTSEEAFAGNTPSTAGGLIVVGSHVGVTTRQLNDLTAAHSSARTIEIDVEKLIAGTQTAGEAEADVYIESVVSDVVEALRKGDVIVHTSRLLIKTDDAAASLKIARTVSAAVVAVVNRTLKTFPPRFVIAKGGITSSDVAAHGLEIRHAIVRGPMLPGIVSLWEPVDGPAKGIPYIVFAGNVGDDQSLTHVTRKLSATF, from the coding sequence GTGACCCTTGAAGCCGACGTTCTGGCCGCCTTCCCGGCGGAAGTGCAGATTCCTGCTCAGTTGGTTGCCGACGCCGTTGCGGCGTCCTCGGCAACGTCTCCCCGCGTCCTGGTAGTCCTCGACGACGACCCCACCGGCACGCAATCCGTCGCGGATCTGGCCGTGCTCACCCGCTGGGACGTCGCGGACTTCACCTGGGCTTTCACCCACATCCGTGAGAACCAGACCAAGCCTGCTGTCTACGTCCTCACCAACACCCGCAGCCTCGACCCGGCCGAAGCTGCGGCGCGCAACGAGGAAATCGTCCGCAATGCAGTGGCGGCAGCAACGCCGGCAGGTTTGGCGCTGGGTTTCGTCAGCCGCAGCGACTCCACCCTCCGCGGCCACTACCCGCTGGAACCGGACGTCATCGCCGCCACCGTGGCCGCCGAGACCGGCGAAGCCACCGACGGTGTGGTGATCGTTCCAGCATTCCCCGACGCCGGCCGCGTCACCATCGGCGGTGTGCACTACATGCGTGGCGACTCCGGCTCCCTCACCCCTGTTGCGGAGACGGAATTCGCCAAGGACGCGAGCTTCGGTTACGCCAACTCCGAGATGGCCAAGTATGTGGAGGAGAAGTCGCAGGGCCGGTTCCCGGCCAGCGATGTGATCGTCCTGGACCTGAACATCATCCGCGCCGGAGCGTCAGCGCAAGATCCCACCATCTCCGCCAAAGCGATCGCCGACGCCTTGGAATCCGCCACCAACTCCACGCCGATCGTGGCCGACATCGTCACCGAGAACGACTTCCGTGCCCTCGCCCTGGGCTTGGAGGAAGCAGAACGCCGCGGCAAGAAACTCCTCTACCGCGTTGGTCCGCCCTTCGTCCGCGGACGCATCGGTCAGGAAATCCGTACGGCCCTGACGTCCGAAGAAGCTTTCGCAGGCAACACTCCCTCCACAGCCGGGGGCTTGATTGTGGTGGGCTCCCACGTTGGCGTCACCACCAGGCAACTCAATGACCTCACAGCCGCGCACAGCTCGGCCCGGACCATCGAAATTGACGTTGAGAAACTGATCGCCGGTACCCAAACCGCCGGCGAAGCGGAAGCCGATGTCTACATCGAATCCGTCGTGTCCGACGTCGTTGAAGCCCTCCGCAAGGGCGACGTGATTGTCCACACCAGCCGCCTGCTCATCAAAACCGATGACGCCGCAGCCAGCCTGAAGATTGCCCGCACCGTCTCGGCCGCCGTCGTCGCAGTGGTGAACCGGACGCTGAAGACCTTCCCACCGCGGTTTGTGATCGCCAAGGGCGGTATTACGTCCTCGGACGTGGCCGCGCACGGCTTGGAAATCCGCCACGCCATTGTCCGCGGCCCCATGCTCCCGGGCATCGTCTCGCTGTGGGAGCCGGTGGACGGCCCCGCAAAGGGCATTCCATACATCGTCTTCGCCGGCAACGTGGGCGACGACCAGTCCTTGACGCACGTCACCCGCAAGCTCAGCGCCACTTTCTGA
- a CDS encoding NAD(P)-dependent oxidoreductase, translating into MTSSNYTVTVLGLGAMGLPMATRLASELTVHGFDIAEPRLELAAAAGIKTFASAREASQDADALLLAVRNGEQLNDVLFGENGVASVLKPGAVVILGSTVGTEAIPATVAKLAEYGVSLVDAPLSGGPKRAGEGDLLIVVGAEPEALEKARPALELLASTLSIVGDKPGDGQALKTVNQLLCGVHIAAAAEAMALADALGLDQAKTLAALEAGAAGSFMLSNRGPRILEAYTEEGAEVLSRLDIFVKDMGIVGKATRAAGLAAPVAAAAEQLYLLGQAQGLAAADDSAVIKVVAPSKRTA; encoded by the coding sequence ATGACCAGCAGCAACTACACCGTCACCGTCCTGGGCCTCGGCGCCATGGGCCTGCCCATGGCAACCCGGCTCGCGTCCGAGTTGACCGTCCACGGCTTCGACATTGCCGAACCCCGTCTGGAGCTCGCCGCCGCGGCGGGCATCAAAACCTTTGCTTCAGCCCGCGAAGCTTCGCAGGACGCCGACGCGTTGCTGTTGGCGGTCCGCAATGGCGAACAGCTCAACGATGTCCTCTTCGGCGAGAACGGTGTGGCCTCGGTGCTGAAGCCGGGCGCCGTGGTGATCCTCGGCAGCACTGTGGGCACGGAAGCCATCCCCGCCACGGTCGCCAAGCTGGCCGAGTACGGCGTTTCGCTGGTTGACGCTCCGCTGTCCGGCGGCCCCAAGCGTGCCGGCGAAGGTGACCTGCTGATCGTCGTCGGCGCCGAGCCCGAGGCCCTCGAAAAGGCTCGCCCCGCACTTGAACTGCTGGCCTCCACCCTGAGCATCGTGGGCGACAAGCCCGGTGACGGCCAGGCACTGAAGACCGTCAACCAGCTCCTGTGCGGCGTCCACATTGCCGCCGCCGCAGAAGCCATGGCCCTCGCAGACGCCCTCGGCCTCGACCAAGCCAAGACCCTCGCCGCGCTGGAAGCAGGCGCCGCCGGTTCCTTCATGCTTTCCAACCGCGGCCCGCGCATCCTTGAGGCCTACACCGAGGAAGGTGCCGAGGTCCTCAGCCGCCTGGACATCTTCGTCAAGGACATGGGCATCGTGGGCAAGGCAACCCGGGCCGCCGGCCTCGCCGCACCCGTTGCCGCCGCTGCTGAACAGCTTTACCTTCTCGGCCAGGCCCAGGGCCTCGCCGCCGCCGACGACTCCGCAGTCATCAAGGTTGTTGCGCCCTCCAAGCGCACCGCCTAA